GACGTCGATGCCGCTGTGGAACCTCGCCGAACCGTTCATGGAGGCGTTGGTGCAGCAGGTGCAGGAGAGCAGTTCCGCCTCGGTGCTCGACGGCGACGACATCGTCTACGTTCTGCGTGTGCCCGTGCGCAAGGTAATGTCGATCAACCTTTCGATCGGCAGCCGGTTGCCCGCCTGGTGCACGTCGATGGGCCGGGTCATGCTCTCCGCGCTGCCCGACGATGAACTCGACGCCGCCCTTCGCCGCGCCGACATTCGTCAGCACACCGGCCGCACGGTGACGGACATCGACTTGCTGCGCGAGCGCATCGTGCGCGTGCGTGCGCAGGGCTGGGCGGTTGTCGATCAGGAACTGGAAGAGGGGCTGATTTCGATCGCCGCGCCGATCCGCAACCGCGCGGGACAGGTCATTGCCGCGATGAATGTGAGCGGGCAGGCGAATCGGACGTCCGCCGCCGAGATGGAGGCGAAGTTCCTGGGGCCGCTGCAGCAGGCCGCCCAGAAGATTTCGCAGATGGTGGTTGTATAGCGGCGGCACAGATGCCGCATCCGAATACAACGCGGGGCGTTCTTCGAATGAAATGCCCTGGTTATTTCGGTGTCTGCAAAACCAAGACGCGCGCTTGATTTTCGATATCGAGCCCACGGTGATAGCCGATGCATCGCCGAATCCCTTTCAGCGGCAAGCTCAAAATCAGATCAAAATCAGAGTGTTCTGATGTTTGGGCGCCATTGAGTCATGTTGAATATGCACTGACGCCAGCCCGGCAGTCTTGGGGGCGGAAATGAGCGAGAGATCGCGATACCCCCCATCTCATATTTTCAAGGACGTCAGATGTGCGATTCAAAAAAATGCACGGCAGAAATCCCGACACCGGCTCGCCGGAAGTTCCTGCGTATGACAGGCTCATCGGCCTTGGTTGCCAGTATCGGCGGGTTGTCAACCAGCGGTCTTGCGATAGCCGCGACTGACAAGGCGCCGCCCAAGCCGCAGAACATCTTGTCACCTGATGACGCATTAACGCGCTTGAGCGAGGGAAACGCGAGGTATGTAGCGGGGCTGACCAAGCGTCACGATTTCGCCCATGAGCGGGAGGCACTTAGCGCGGGACAGAACCCCTATGCAGCGGTGCTGAGTTGCGCCGATTCAAGAATCGCGCCCGAATACGCGTTCGATAGCGCACGGGGGGACCTGTTCGTTGTGCGCGTCGCAGGCAACTTCGTCAACGACGACGTGCTGGGTAGCCTCGAATATGCTGTTGCGGTATTAAAAGTGCCGGTAATCGTCGTACTCGGACACGACAGGTGCGGAGCGGTGGACGCGGCAGTCAAAGTTGCGACGAAGGGCGCGAAATATCCGGGAAGAATTCAATCGCTCGCTGACGCAATCCTGCCGTCGGTCGACAAGATCAAAGGCGAAGCAACGAACCTGCTTGACGCCTCGATTACGCAAAACGTCCGCGATAGCGTGTTTAATCTGCAGGCGCAGTCGGCAATTATCAGGGACGCTGAAAAGGCGGGAAAACTCAAAATCGTTGGCGGGGTTTATCGCCTTCACACCGGAAAGGTCGAGATCTTCGGGTGACAAAGGTCTTGAGGCGACTTGCGCCTCTGACGCAACATGGGTCCGCGAGACGCGCATTCAGCAAGTTGCAGGACGCGATAGCTCAGTGTGCCGGGGTATCCAGTGCGCCGGCACGCGCCAGGCGAATCGCCGAGAGCAGCGTGTCGTGATCGCCGATCTGGTTGGCGAGCAGCAGAATCAGTTGCGCGTTGGCGGCCTGGCTCTGCGCGTCGTTCAGATCGCGGTGCATGTCGATCAGCGCTTCGTAGAAATCGTCGGGACGCGTCAGACGCGGTTGCGTATCGAGTGCCATCAAGTGTCTCCTGCCTGGTCAATTCAATGAACGGTAAGTTGCGCCGCG
The Pandoraea pulmonicola DNA segment above includes these coding regions:
- a CDS encoding IclR family transcriptional regulator — its product is MTPVPNDASEPTDKKPGDSYVQSFARGLAVVKAFNAERPAQTLSEVAQASGLTRAGARRILLTLESLGYVRSEGRLFRLTPRILDLGFSYLTSMPLWNLAEPFMEALVQQVQESSSASVLDGDDIVYVLRVPVRKVMSINLSIGSRLPAWCTSMGRVMLSALPDDELDAALRRADIRQHTGRTVTDIDLLRERIVRVRAQGWAVVDQELEEGLISIAAPIRNRAGQVIAAMNVSGQANRTSAAEMEAKFLGPLQQAAQKISQMVVV
- a CDS encoding carbonic anhydrase, yielding MCDSKKCTAEIPTPARRKFLRMTGSSALVASIGGLSTSGLAIAATDKAPPKPQNILSPDDALTRLSEGNARYVAGLTKRHDFAHEREALSAGQNPYAAVLSCADSRIAPEYAFDSARGDLFVVRVAGNFVNDDVLGSLEYAVAVLKVPVIVVLGHDRCGAVDAAVKVATKGAKYPGRIQSLADAILPSVDKIKGEATNLLDASITQNVRDSVFNLQAQSAIIRDAEKAGKLKIVGGVYRLHTGKVEIFG
- a CDS encoding DUF2783 domain-containing protein, with amino-acid sequence MALDTQPRLTRPDDFYEALIDMHRDLNDAQSQAANAQLILLLANQIGDHDTLLSAIRLARAGALDTPAH